A DNA window from Camelina sativa cultivar DH55 chromosome 17, Cs, whole genome shotgun sequence contains the following coding sequences:
- the LOC104759847 gene encoding protein NEN2-like, whose amino-acid sequence MSDEQPLIFFDFKLDRYGNTRLDVNMVTSRTLESVALSRLVLSANHSSRAKAKDFALNSTFVYPMLNGYIWIGHDIIRSDYPRLKKAFAEINQDPPVPKDIIDISHFLMSKTKLAGLAKMIGLGNPSRELHACDVNIRVLSSALNASCQYM is encoded by the exons ATGAGCGACGAACAACCActgattttctttgatttcaaaCTAGATCGTTATGGGAATACGCGGTTGGACGTGAACATGGTTACCTCTCGGACGCTGGAGTCTGTTGCCCTTTCGCGCCTTGTGCTTTCTGCTAACCATTCATCGAGGGCAAAAGCAAAAGATTTTGCTTTAAATTCCACTTTTGTCTATCCCATGCTCAATGGATATATTTGGATTGGCCATGACATAATCCGATCTGACTATCCAAGATTGAAGAAAGCTTTTGCAGAAATCAATCAAGACCCTCCTGTGCCGAAAGATATAATTGATATAAGTCACTTTTTGATGTCCAAGACCAAG CTTGCCGGACTTGCGAAAATGATTGGATTAGGTAATCCAAGTCGGGAGTTGCACGCTTGCGACGTGAATATTAGAGTGCTATCAAGCGCCTTGAACGCGTCATGTCAATATATGTAA
- the LOC104758182 gene encoding AMSH-like ubiquitin thioesterase 1, which yields MGSSSCEVIDISTSARRIGVDNRISLRFYFRIADNILKQANIFRAEKNVIDLYVMLLRFSSLALETIPSHRDYRSSLKSNKEYLRMRLLDVLTELEKLKPVVQQRIDELNPKLVPRYNVQAHPANGSLGWSSAVKPSLNSYDHTKVRNPPGHNFGYMGSRGQQFLNAAPLEERFRKMSVNFRPNEETLSKHSVLGPGGLRAQWQPPKNDIKVQYPSNIDFSPVEIPSFQQFVSSKPMIRNDSNDEPERPIVESSSTSSENIQKNYTEELSSMISFEEPESVNDNSLTRQPSPPPVLAEVQDLVPALCPEAREPECKIENSLPDESLRSESPLELHIATTMMDTFMRLAKSNTRKNLETCGILAGSLKNRKFYITALIIPKQESTSDSCQATNEEEIFEVQDKQSLFPLGWIHTHPTQSCFMSSIDVHTHYSYQIMLPEAVAIVMAPQDSSRNHGIFRLTTPGGMTVIRNCDRRGFHSHSSPADGGPIYNTCKEVYMNPNLKFDVIDLR from the exons ATGGGGTCGTCGTCTTGTGAGGTCATCGATATATCTACTAGTGCTCGGAGGATAGGCGTAGACAATCGTATCTCTCTCCGATTTTACTTCAGGATCGCAGATAATATCCTCAAACAG GCCAATATATTTCGGGCAGAGAAGAAtgttattgatttatatgtCATGCTTCTGCGGTTTTCAAG CTTGGCTCTTGAGACTATACCATCCCATCGAGATTACAGATCATCTCTAAAAAGCAACAAAGAGTATTTAAGAATG AGACTATTGGATGTCTTGACGGAGCTGGAGAAGTTAAAACCAGTTGTACAGCAAAGGATCGACGAACTGAATCCCAAACTCGTACCACGATATAATGTGCAAGCTCATCCAGCAAATGGTTCCCTAGGCTGGTCTTCGGCCGTAAAACCATCGTTAAATAGCTATGATCATACAAAG GTAAGAAATCCTCCTGGACATAATTTTGGCTACATGGGTTCCAGGGGTCAACAATTCTTGAACGCTGCACCACTCGAAGAGCGTTTCCGAAAGAT GTCAGTGAACTTCCGACCAAATGAAGAAACCCTTTCCAAGCATTCTGTCTTGGGTCCTGGTGGACTTCGTGCACAGTGGCAGCCACCAAAGAATGATATAAAG GTTCAATATCCAAGCAATATAGATTTTTCGCCAGTTGAAATCCCAAG CTTCCAACAATTCGTGTCTAGCAAACCAATGATAAGGAATGACAGTAATGATGAACCTGAAAGGCCAATAGTGGAATCAAGTTCTACATCTAGTGAAAATATCCAGAAAAATTACACTGAAGAGCTTTCTTCCATGATTTCTTTTGAAGAACCCGAAAGTGTTAATGATAACAGTCTCACTAGGCAACCTTCACCACCTCCAGTGCTTGCAGAAGTTCAAGACTTGGTTCCTGCTTTATGTCCTGAAGCTAGAGAACCGGAATGTAAGATAGAAAACTCTCTGCCAGATGAGTCTCTACGGTCGGAGTCTCCTCTTGAACTACATATT GCAACAACAATGATGGATACCTTCATGAGGCTTGCCAAGTCAAACACTAGGAAGAATTTAGAGACGTGTGGTATTCTTGCTGGCTCACTA aaaaacagaaaattttacATTACAGCTCTCATCATACCAAAGCAGGAATCAACATCTGACTCG tGCCAGGCCACAAACGAAGAGGAGATATTTGAAGTACAGGACAAGCAATCCCTTTTCCCACTTGGATGGATTCAT ACGCATCCGACACAGTCTTGTTTCATGTCATCCATTGATGTTCACACACACTATTCCTACCAG ATTATGTTGCCAGAAGCTGTGGCAATCGTTATGGCGCCACAAGACTCTTCAAG gAATCACGGAATATTCCGGCTGACAACGCCGGGAGGAATGACGGTGATAAGAAATTGTGACCGGCGTGGGTTTCACTCGCATAGTTCACCGGCAGACGGAGGACCAATTTACAATACCTGTAAGGAAGTTTACATGAACCCTAATCTCAAGTTTGATGTCATTGATCTCCGGTAG
- the LOC104758184 gene encoding uncharacterized protein LOC104758184, translated as MSSSSRTMDVLEGLVKDSSLKWLLGKQSSFDEDIEEIENSPSAGASWIPELSPVANVVIRRCSKVLGVSVSELQDSFKQEASESVKQPSMFPRNFLEYCCFRALALSVGVTGHLSDKDFRRLTFDMMVAWEVPSAASQALLSVDEDPTVGLEAFSRIAPAVPIIADVIICENLFGMLTSASNSVRLQFYVYDKYLYGLERAIKKMKSQSESSLLSGVRSKGEKILEVDGTVTTQPVLEHIGISAWPGRLILTDHSLYFEAIKVVSFDIPKRYSLSDDLKQVIKPELTGPWGTRLFDKAVSYKSISLPEPVVMEFPELKGHTRRDYWLSIILEVLYAHRYIKKFKINTGVAKDEAISKAVLGILRVQAIQELGLTTPVRYENLLPFNLCDQLPGGDRILETLAEMSSSRVLERTNKAKDTGTLQSMSASDMVSQLGLVFGATSPKSNSSLVVGEVMVGDVNPLEKAVKQSRKNYEKVVLAQETVNGVKVDGIDTNAAVMKELLLPVMEMGNWLLSLAYWDDPLKSFVFCLFSTFIIYRGWIGYVCAIASLFLAGFILLTRCFSNREKAMIELKVITPPPMNTMEQLLAVQNAISQLEELIQDGNIVLLKFRALLLSLFPQASEKFAVAVVIAALMMIFMPCNYLVLVVFLELFTRYSPPRRASTERLMRRLKEWWFSIPAAPVVLEQNKEDNKKTK; from the exons ATGTCGTCGAGTAGTAGAACTATGGATGTGCTAGAAGGTCTGGTTAAAGATAGTTCACTTAAATGGTTGCTTGGCAAGCAAAGTTCTTTCGATGAAGATATCGAAGAGATTGAGAATTCTCCATCTGCTGGAGCCAGTTGGATACCTGAGCTTTCTCCAGTAGCAAATGTGGTTATCCGAAGGTGTTCCAA GGTACTTGGTGTTTCAGTAAGTGAGCTACAGGATAGTTTCAAACAAGAGGCGTCTGAATCCGTAAAGCAGCCTTCAATGTTTCCAAGAAACTTTCTAGAGTATTGCTGTTTCAGGGCACTTGCACTCTCTGTGGGAGTAACTGGTCATCTAAGTGATAAAGACTTTCGACGTTTAACTTTTGATATGATGGTTGCTTGGGAGGTCCCTTCTGCTGCTAGCCAGGCATTACTCAGT GTTGATGAAGATCCAACTGTTGGTTTAGAAGCCTTCTCCCGGATTGCTCCAGCAGTTCCTATAATAGCTGATGTGATCATATGTGAGAATCTGTTCGGGATGCTGACTTCTGCCTCAAACAGTGTTCGGCTTCAGTTCTATGTTTATGACAAGTATTTGTATGGACTTGAAAG AgcaataaagaagatgaagagccAGTCCGAGTCATCTTTGCTTTCTGGTGTTCgatcaaaaggagaaaagattCTCGAGGTCGACGGGACAGTTACTACCCAACCAGTTCTAGAACATATTGGAATATCTGCATGGCCAG GTCGCTTGATTCTGACTGATCATTCGCTATATTTCGAGGCTATAAAGGTTGTGTCTTTTGACATACCAAAGCGTTATAGCCTATCTGACGATCTGAAACAAGTCATTAAACCAGAGTTAACTGGTCCTTGGGGAACTCGGCTTTTCGATAAGGCTGTCTCTTACAAGTCTATTTCCCT ACCAGAACCAGTAGTAATGGAGTTCCCAGAACTCAAGGGCCACACGCGACGAGATTACTGGCTCTCTATAATCCTAGAAGTGTTATATGCTCATAGATACATAAAGAAGTTCAAGATCAACACCGGTGTAGCGAAAGATGAAGCTATCTCAAAAGCTGTGCTCGGTATCTTGCGTGTGCAAGCCATTCAAGAACTCGGGTTAACTACCCCTGTACGTTACGAAAATCTTCTCCCGTTCAATCTCTGCGATCAGCTTCCTGGTGGTGATCGTATTCTAGAGACGCTTGCAGAGATGTCTAGTTCTAGAGTTCTTGAGCGGACAAACAAAGCCAAAGACACAG GGACATTGCAGTCAATGTCGGCATCGGATATGGTTTCGCAATTGGGTTTGGTGTTCGGAGCAACGAGTCCAAAGAGTAATAGTAGTCTTGTGGTAGGTGAGGTGATGGTTGGAGATGTGAACCCATTGGAGAAAGCGGTTAAGCAATCAAGAAAGAACTACGAGAAAGTGGTTCTTGCTCAAGAAACTGTTAATGGAGTCAAAGTTGATGGAATTGACACTAATGCAGCAGTGATGAAG GAACTGTTACTTCCGGTTATGGAAATGGGGAACTGGCTTTTGTCGTTAGCATATTGGGATGATCCATTGAAgtcttttgttttctgtctCTTCTCTACTTTCATAATTTACAG ggGATGGATTGGCTATGTTTGCGCGATTGCGTCTCTCTTTTTAGCGGGTTTCATACTTCTCACGAGATGTTTCAGCAATAGAGAGAAAGCAATGATCGAGCTGAAAGTTATCACACCTCCTCCTATGAACACAATGGAACAGCTTTTAGCGGTCCAAAACGCGATTTCGCAGCTCGAAGAGTTAATCCAAGACGGGAACATTGTTCTCCTCAAGTTCCGAGCTTTATTACTCTCTCTTTTCCCACAGGCGAGTGAAAAGTTTGCAGTTGCGGTTGTCATTGCTGCGTTGATGATGATATTCATGCCTTGTAACTACTTGGTTCTGGTGGTGTTCCTAGAGCTGTTCACGAGATATTCGCCACCACGTAGAGCAAGCACAGAGCGGCTAATGCGGCGGCTTAAAGAGTGGTGGTTCAGCATTCCGGCTGCTCCAGTGGTTCTCGAACAGAACAAAGAGGATAACAAGAAAACCAAGTAA
- the LOC104758183 gene encoding chorismate synthase, chloroplastic-like yields the protein MASSLTSKSILGSTKPGSSSSLPSELRRLSSPAVQISIRTQPRKNFQIQATGSSYGTHFRVSTFGESHGGGVGCIIDGCPPRIPLSESDLQFDLDRRRPGQSRITTPRKETDTCRISSGVSEGMTTGTPIHVFVPNTDQRGLDYSEMSVAYRPSHADATYDMKYGVRSVQGGGRSSARETIGRVAPGALAKKILKQFAGTEILAYVSQVHQVVLPEDLVDHENLTLEQIENNIVRCPNPEYAEKMIAAIDAVRTKGNSVGGVVTCIVRNAPRGLGTPVFDKLEAELAKACMSLPATKGFEFGSGFAGTYLTGLEHNDEFYTDENGRIRTRTNRSGGIQGGISNGEIINMRVAFKPTSTIGKKQNTVTRDKVETEMIARGRHDPCVVPRAVPMVEAMVALVLVDQLMAQYAQCHLFPINTELQEPLHTEQPQNAAAL from the exons ATGGCGTCTTCTCTCACTTCCAAATCCATTCTCGGATCCACCAAAcccggttcttcttcttctcttccctcGGAGCTCCGTCGTCTCTCTTCTCCCGCCGTTCAGATCTCAATCCGTACCCAACCCAGGAAGAACTTCC AGATACAAGCTACTGGAAGCTCATATGGGACTCATTTTAGAGTTTCCACGTTTGGAGAATCACATGGAGGAGGAGTTGGTTGTATCATTGATGGATGTCCTCCTCGAATTCCTCTCTCTGAATCTGATTTGCAATTTGATCTTGATAGGAG GAGACCTGGTCAGAGCAGGATCACCACTCCTAGAAAAGAAACCGATACTTGCAGGATATCTTCTGGAGTCTCCGAAG GAATGACGACAGGAACACCCATTCATGTGTTTGTGCCAAACACAGATCAGAGAGgactt GATTACAGTGAAATGTCGGTTGCCTATAGACCATCGCATGCTGATGCAACTTATGACATGAAGTATGGTGTCAGATCTGTGCAG GGTGGAGGGAGATCTTCAGCTAGAGAGACCATTGGAAGAGTTGCTCCTGGAGCTTTGGCCAAGAAAATTTTGAAGCAATTTGCAGGAACTGAG ATTCTTGCCTATGTCTCCCAAGTCCACCAAGTTGTACTTCCAGAAGATTTGGTAGACCACGAGAATTTGACACTGGAACAG ATAGAAAATAACATTGTTAGATGTCCTAATCCTGAATATGCGGAAAAGATGATAGCTGCGATTGATGCTGTCAGGACAAAAGGGAACTCTGTTGGTGGTGTTGTGACCTGCATTGTTCGGAATGCTCCACGT GGGCTTGGTACACCGGTTTTCGATAAACTTGAAGCAGAGCTGGCGAAAGCTTGTATGTCGTTACCTGCAACAAAGGGATTTGAATTTGGAAGTGGCTTTGCAg GTACCTATTTGACTGGTCTTGAACACAATGATGAGTTTTATACCGATGAGAATGGAAGAATACGTACAAGAACAAACCGATCCGGTGGAATTCAG GGAGGGATCTCAAATGGTGAAATAATAAACATGAGAGTAGCCTTCAAGCCAACATCAACAATAGGA AAGAAGCAGAATACGGTAACAAGAGACAAGGTAGAAACCGAAATGATTGCGCGTGGCCGTCATGATCCTTGTGTTGTTCCACGAG ctgTGCCAATGGTGGAAGCAATGGTGGCTTTAGTTCTTGTGGATCAGTTGATGGCGCAATACGCACAATGCCATTTGTTTCCTATAAACACAGAGTTGCAGGAACCTCTCCACACAGAGCAGCCGCAGAATGCTGCTGCTTTGTAA
- the LOC104758181 gene encoding uncharacterized protein LOC104758181 encodes MIIFTQTSKRYIHLLKEQVLTLKEIIFTRFDFFLLLFGFLTMICTDSSHQRISFSSDLGQSEIAPPPVVEPSGLIRRDETLLDSSNPDFEFHISNNFDPGDSSPADEIFADGMILPFHVTAASTVPKRLYKYELPPITSSLSPSPPLPQPLPTKHSEKETNGRASGANSDSEAEKSSKSFWSFKRSSSLNCDIKKSLICSFPRLTRSNSTGSVTNSKRAMLRDVNNHRPSSRSSCCNAYQFRPQKHAGKKGEGGGSFSIIPVLNGPSTFGLGSILRHSKDKTKKKKNKK; translated from the coding sequence ATGATCATTTTCACTCAAACTTCTAAAAGATATATTCATCTTCTAAAAGAACAAGTTTTGACATTGAAGGAGATCATTTTCACTcgctttgacttttttttgttgttgtttggttttctcACTATGATCTGCACGGATTCAAGTCACCAGCGGATTTCCTTCTCAAGTGATCTTGGCCAATCCGAGATAGCACCACCACCCGTAGTAGAACCATCCGGCCTGATCAGAAGAGACGAAACTCTTCTAGATTCATCAAACCCAGACTTTGAGTTCCATATCTCGAACAACTTTGATCCAGGAGATTCCTCACCAGCCGATGAGATCTTTGCAGACGGCATGATCCTTCCTTTCCATGTAACCGCAGCTTCCACTGTACCAAAACGTCTCTACAAGTATGAACTCCCTCCCATTACCTCCTCCCTTTCTCCATCCCCTCCCCTGCCACAACCGTTACCCACAAAACACAGCGAGAAGGAAACCAACGGGCGAGCGAGCGGAGCAAACTCTGACTCAGAAGCAGAGAAGTCATCAAAGTCGTTTTGGAGTTTCAAAAGAAGCTCGAGCCTAAACTGCGACATAAAGAAGAGTCTGATATGTTCGTTTCCTCGGCTCACTAGAAGCAACTCTACAGGTTCGGTTACTAATTCTAAGAGAGCAATGCTGAGAGATGTTAACAACCATAGGCCTTCTTCTCGGTCCTCTTGCTGCAATGCGTATCAGTTCAGACCGCAAAAGCACGCAGGAAAgaaaggagaaggaggaggaagctTTTCCATCATTCCAGTCCTCAACGGCCCATCAACATTTGGGTTAGGTTCGATCTTACGCCATTCGAAAGataagacgaagaagaagaagaacaagaagtaG
- the LOC104758179 gene encoding uncharacterized protein LOC104758179 — MEPPPERSKRLHNFPLPHLRWGQQRYLRCVNLPSSSNSPQHHNHQPSPSSSSPDHAHAPRSGAKNGEVVAAARPWNLRTRRAACSEPPGGEESPAIDSSLRRNNEIGVKRSTIISSENDDEKLKFSIPLTREEIEQDFSIAFGKKPSRRPKKRPRLVQKKLNTIFPGLWLNEEVTIDLYNGPGGAQDT, encoded by the exons ATGGAGCCTCCTCCTGAAAGATCCAAACGTCTTCACAACTTCCCTTTACCTCATCTTCGTTGGGGTCAACAGAGATACCTCAGATGCGTCAATCTACCCTCATCATCAAATTCACCACAACATCACAATCACCaaccatctccttcttcttcgtctcccgATCACGCTCACGCACCCAGATCCGGAGCGAAGAACGGTGAGGTAGTTGCGGCGGCTAGGCCGTGGAATCTGAGGACGAGGAGAGCTGCGTGTAGTGAACCACCAGGAGGAGAGGAATCGCCGGCGATTGATTCTTCTCTTCGTAGGAATAATGAAATTGGGGTGAAGAGAAGCACCATCATCTCTTCGGAGAACGATGATGAGAAACTGAAATTCTCAATTCCGTTGACGAGAGAAGAGATTGAACAAGACTTCTCCATTGCCTTTGGGAAAAAACCTTCCAGAAGACCTAAGAAGAGACCTAGGCTTGTTCAGAAGAAATTGAAT aCGATTTTTCCAGGATTGTGGTTGAATGAAGAAGTAACGATTGATTTATACAATGGACCTGGAGGAGCTCAGGATACGTGA
- the LOC104759848 gene encoding protein NEN2-like: MSDDQDQFITFFDFKVDGSGITQLHVNQVTPRKLYSVTSVWSLLRPIKNDEPPVKNIPDVVNTFPEFAEVSDCAYHMLDGHIWIGHDIIRSDYPRLKKAFAEIDKDPPVPKDIIDIRHFLMSGTKLAGLADILGLGHPEQEKYPTLVNVRAIKLCEEAMSIYEPDMLKNYVDGHFHPVVSLLRDFADGWNAVAATRELLLSPYPPSMMKPLKVFDFIYTRRLMNLIG, from the exons ATGAGCGACGACCAAGACCAATTTATTACTTTCTTTGATTTCAAAGTAGATGGTTCTGGAATTACGCAGTTGCATGTGAACCAAGTTACCCCTCGGAAGCTGTACTCTGTTACTAGTGTGTGGAGTCTGCTTCGTCCTATCAAAAACGATGAACCGCCGGTTAAAAACATTCCAGATGTGGTCAATACCTTCCCAGAATTTGCTGAAGTCTCCGATTGTGCCTATCACATGCTCGACGGACATATTTGGATTGGCCATGACATAATCCGATCCGACTATCCAAGATTGAAGAAAGCTTTTGCAGAAATCGATAAAGACCCTCCTGTGCCGAAAGATATAATTGATATACGTCACTTCTTGATGTCCGGGACGAag CTTGCCGGACTTGCGGATATCTTAGGGTTAGGTCATCCAGAACAGGAGAAATATCCTACCCTCGTGAATGTTAGGGCTATCAAGCTCTGTGAAGAGGCCATGTCAATATAT gagCCTGATATGTTGAAGAACTATGTGGATGGTCACTTCCATCCCGTTGTTTCTCTTTTGAGAGATTTTGCTGATGG CTGGAATGCGGTTGCTGCAACTAGGGAGTTACTACTTTCCCCGTATCCTCCTTCTATGATGAAACCA CTCAAAGTTTTCGATTTTATTTACACAAGAAGATTG ATGaatctgattggttga